GCCCATGTGCAGGCGTGCCGGGCGTGCGGGGAGCGCGTGCGGGTGACGCAGGCGCTGCGGGCGATGCGTGCGAGCAGCATGCGATCGGCGCGGATGGAGCCGCCGGCGCTGGTGTGGTGGCGCGCGCAGCTACGCCGCAGGCGCGAGGTGATGCAGCAGGTGGAGAGGCCACTGCGTGTGCAGATGCTGGTGGTGCTGGCGGTGGTGTGCGTGGGGCTGGGGTTGGCGTTCGAGCTGAGCGGCGGAGAGGCGGCCTGGCGCGGCTGGATTGACGCGAGCGCAGGGGCAGTGGCGCGGTCTGGATTGGCGAGCTTTGGGGTGGGGCTTGTGGTGGCGAGCGCGGTGGCGCTGGCGACAATGGCCGGGCTGGCGATTTATCTGACGCTGGAGCGTAAGTAAGGGCCGATTTGTTACTGAAAGAGCTGGCCGTCTGGTTACTGTCGGTTACAAGCCTTCCGAGAAAATCTGAGCCTATTTCCTGCGCAAAAAAGGGAAAAGCCTGGGAAGTCCCTGTGACATTTCCTGCATAGGGGACATTACAGGTGGGCGCGGGACGTGCGGATTAGGTCGAATCTGGACATTTTCTCTTCGCGTGAGAATGGCCGCCGGATTGCGACTGTATAGCGACAAATAATCATTTTGCTTTCGGCCGGCCTATTGCGAATCGGGTCTGAAGTAACCGGTCCGCATCTGGCTACAACGTTAACCCGCCGCTAACTGAACGCGTGCCTTGAGGAAGGTAACGTGTGGTTTTGGGGCCAAGTGTGCTTCGGCGTTGCAGAGACGTTACCGCGCATTTGAGGACGTGACTCGTATCAGCACGGGTCAGGAGAATTCTAAAGATGAGAAAGCTATGGGCACTACTCCCAGGCGTCTGCCTGGCTTTGGTCTCTTTGACGGCCAAAGCTGATCCCACACTAACTTTTGACAGCTCACCCGGCGGCGGGGAGATCGGTCCGTACACCCTGACGCTGAACCCGGGAAGCGCGAGCCTGCAGCTGTTCTGCATGAACGACGACCGTTACATCCAGGGCGGCGAAACCTGGGGAGTCAATATCGTGAACGGCGCCGATCTTACGACCTTCCTCGCCAGCGATCCGAACCTTGCGAAGGCCTATGAGGAGGAAGCGTACATCTACAGCCAGTACAACGGCACGAATGCGGCCGATGTTCAGGATGCATTGTGGGACATTTTTAATCCCATGACTCTCGACACCGCTGCTCAAAATCTTGTGACTGACGCTGAGATGTCGTCGAACCCGTTCTACACCAACGGCGATTTGGGTCATTACGACTTCTTCCTGTATGACGGTGGAGCGATCACGAATCAGTACGGCACGTACGATCCGCAGAACTTCATTGGTGCTGCTCCTGAACCATCGAGCCTGTTCCTGCTGGGATCGGGTCTTGCCGGTTTAGCTGGAGCTGCCCGCCGCAAGCTGACTCGCTCGTAGACAAATCAGTCGCCTCAAAACAAACGAGCGCGCGGATTCAGTTCCGCGCGCTCGTTCTTCGTTTCTGTGAGGTTCAGGGTTGTGTTTTACAGGCCCTTCTTCGCGAGGAAGAGGACGAGGTCGCGAACGCGGTTGGAGTAGCCCCACTCGTTGTCGTACCAGGAGATGACCTTGCCGGTGGTGCCGACAACCTTGGTCAGCTTGGAGTCAACGATGGACGAGAGCGGATTGCCCTTGAAGTCGGAGCTGACGAGCTCTTCGTCGGTGTAGCCGAGGATGCCTTTCAGCGGGCCTTCGGCGGCAGCCTTCAGCGCGGCGTTGATCGACTTCACGTCGATCGGCTTCTCGGTGACGAACGTGAGGTCGACCACTGAAACGTTGGGAGTCGGGACACGGATAGCGAAGCCGTCGAGCTTGCCGTCCATCTCCGGGATGACGAGCTTCAGCGCTTTGGCGGCGCCGGTGGAGCTCGGGATCATGGAGAGGGCAGCGGCGCGGGCGCGGCGAAGGTCCTTGTGCGGCGTGTCGAGGATGACCTGATCGTTGGTATAGCTGTGGATCGTGGTCATGATGCCCGAGGTGATGTTGAAGGTCTCATGCAGGACCTTGACGACGGGCGCGAGGCAGTTGGTGGTGCACGACGCGTTCGAGATGACGTTGTGCTTTGCGGGGTCGTACTTGCCTTCGTTCACGCCGAGGACGATGGTGATGTCCTCGTTCGAGGCCGGAGCGGAGATGATGACCTTCTTGACCGTCTTGCCGAGGTGGGCCTTGGCCTTTTCGGCGTCGGTGAAGAAGCCGGTGGATTCGATGACGATCTCGGCGCCAA
This Acidobacteriaceae bacterium DNA region includes the following protein-coding sequences:
- the gap gene encoding type I glyceraldehyde-3-phosphate dehydrogenase, with protein sequence MAVKVGINGFGRIGRNIFRSALGNKDIEFVAVNDLTTPATLAHLLKYDSILGNLPNQVSHTENSLTVDGKTIKVFAERDPAKLDWASVGAEIVIESTGFFTDAEKAKAHLGKTVKKVIISAPASNEDITIVLGVNEGKYDPAKHNVISNASCTTNCLAPVVKVLHETFNITSGIMTTIHSYTNDQVILDTPHKDLRRARAAALSMIPSSTGAAKALKLVIPEMDGKLDGFAIRVPTPNVSVVDLTFVTEKPIDVKSINAALKAAAEGPLKGILGYTDEELVSSDFKGNPLSSIVDSKLTKVVGTTGKVISWYDNEWGYSNRVRDLVLFLAKKGL
- a CDS encoding PEP-CTERM sorting domain-containing protein, translated to MRKLWALLPGVCLALVSLTAKADPTLTFDSSPGGGEIGPYTLTLNPGSASLQLFCMNDDRYIQGGETWGVNIVNGADLTTFLASDPNLAKAYEEEAYIYSQYNGTNAADVQDALWDIFNPMTLDTAAQNLVTDAEMSSNPFYTNGDLGHYDFFLYDGGAITNQYGTYDPQNFIGAAPEPSSLFLLGSGLAGLAGAARRKLTRS